In Oreochromis aureus strain Israel breed Guangdong linkage group 15, ZZ_aureus, whole genome shotgun sequence, a single genomic region encodes these proteins:
- the LOC120433130 gene encoding uncharacterized protein LOC120433130 yields MEDIGVENMKGLADAFATSQSVEDFLLDPNIFIPLQATTVEESMKLVWSIFDYDGVVVELKNLKGLHIPFSRLNMAPFKMHQLKNSWHTIKKHFDLSKVSVEGLKVLRKVRGFDFAYLDRGFKLEAIVIPKSLVVVDRVCTMTDYLPRHTVDLVNGILTKFVELLKDLPLEELTRPTLQKTIIHNKGSMNVLPQDQTFVLSKLDEAKRMLPEHPTLEVRFFVYKFGQKEREPFELLTVANPDDVVRCSLHVACNLIPLDPHTTLFWSRAGLERMFGPRARFFTCMSMHECVNVQTELDQRPPDILRPLAEIATKPNVTFWQFYVDSPHTHYMSTFRHPISGLIVTGGLGHPNYVQAVATRAEDYYIHMMDLARKAAGNYNLRIEIVEGKEGKELEDLDLVSPWEFFNCEALYKCLRDFPLVVPFKREHEQPSVNEILSRCLKYMADQLRQLGEKHTGKGGFLPVWKAFQLELALEEALYGHPLSNMDRQYSAALGTSSLHEFSATNMRGFMGLGAATGAAIDDCPPPLAHWTRDTLQMKRIERLFALTLTLECEPSVLGPELVKLLLKDLFRRNDGIFISELQGEKCPENLKGHINLASLTENLATRDSFPTPFTFARARKLVEGEGKNVQECLRAGFLELKIRWFPDIKYRDIKGTRRASWNLMDYVEIHNDDREPSIESQAMAIVGDVAMEMERRGLCYARTLERYREHGMPWLPQVMKRIPGKTEKHTRNKVLVLVSSVGLIMNKDFVSYEKLKDLLLELKMTQAELQKYRILSTSVCEKVFGFTLYKLHYDILYRMGNPKPHTEKKLPPDLPLEMEEEDAPVLEEDEEPDLLQTRAVYMPAHTSRHWTQQEEGFINLDPTISTGVAYKEYVGQCKAARLPARSYKGFGRKRRDLLRNE; encoded by the coding sequence ATGGAGGACATTGGTGTCGAAAATATGAAGGGTTTGGCGGATGCTTTTGCCACATCTCAAAGCGTTGAGGATTTCCTCCTGGACCCCAACATTTTCATTCCATTGCAGGCAACGACAGTTGAGGAATCCATGAAACTTGTCTGGAGTATATTTGATTACGACGGAGTGGTGGTTGAACTAAAAAACTTGAAAGGCCTGCATATACCCTTTTCCAGGTTGAACATGGCACCCTTCAAAATGCACCAGCTGAAAAACTCCTGGCACACCATAAAGAAACACTTTGACCTTAGTAAGGTGTCTGTGGAGGGCTTAAAAGTGCTGCGAAAGGTAagaggctttgattttgcctaCCTGGACAGGGGATTCAAGTTAGAAGCTATAGTAATTCCCAAGTCCCTTGTGGTGGTGGACAGAGTCTGTACAATGACGGACTACTTACCAAGGCACACGGTGGACCTTGTTAATGGCATCTTAACAAAATTTGTTGAGTTGCTCAAAGACCTTCCGCTGGAAGAGCTGACCAGACCCACGCTGCAGAAGACCATCATTCACAACAAGGGGAGCATGAACGTATTGCCGCAGGATCAAACGTTCGTGCTTTCCAAACTTGATGAAGCGAAGAGGATGTTGCCGGAGCATCCAACATTGGAAGTCCGGTTCTTTGTCTACAAATTTGGACAAAAGGAAAGGGAGCCCTTTGAATTGTTGACAGTAGCTAATCCTGACGACGTCGTGCGATGTTCTCTGCACGTGGCCTGCAACCTCATACCACTGGACCCCCACACCACACTTTTCTGGTCAAGAGCAGGACTGGAAAGGATGTTTGGACCCAGAGCTAGGTTCTTCACGTGCATGTCCATGCACGAGTGTGTTAACGTGCAGACAGAACTCGACCAGCGTCCACCGGACATCTTGCGACCTTTGGCAGAGATCGCCACTAAACCTAATGTCACCTTCTGGCAATTTTATGTGGACAGCCCACACACTCATTATATGTCCACATTCCGGCACCCCATTAGTGGCTTGATCGTCACTGGTGGCCTCGGCCACCCGAATTACGTTCAGGCGGTGGCCACCAGAGCTGAGGACTACTACATCCACATGATGGACTTGGCCAGGAAGGCAGCAGGTAATTATAACCTGAGAATAGAGATCGTGGAGGGGAAAGAAGGGAAGGAACTGGAAGATTTGGACCTGGTTTCTCCGTGGGAATTCTTCAACTGCGAGGCATTGTATAAGTGCCTGAGGGACTTCCCCCTCGTTGTCCCCTTTAAACGGGAACACGAACAGCCAAGTGTGAATGAGATACTGTCTCGCTGTCTAAAGTATATGGCTGACCAGCTCCGGCAACTCGGGGAGAAGCACACAGGCAAAGGCGGCTTTCTCCCAGTGTGGAAGGCATTCCAGCTGGAGCTTGCGCTGGAGGAGGCATTATACGGGCACCCCTTGTCCAACATGGACAGACAGTACTCGGCAGCACTGGGGACCAGCTCGCTGCACGAGTTCAGCGCAACCAACATGAGGGGCTTCATGGGCCTGGGTGCAGCAACTGGTGCAGCTATTGACGACTGCCCACCTCCTCTGGCACACTGGACAAGGGACACACTACAGATGAAAAGAATCGAGAGGCTATTTGCTCTCACATTGACTCTCGAGTGCGAGCCTTCCGTGCTGGGACCTGAGCttgtgaagctgctgctgaaagaCCTCTTCAGGAGGAACGACGGCATCTTCATCTCAGAGCTGCAAGGGGAAAAATGCCCAGAAAATCTGAAGGGACACATTAATCTGGCTTCACTGACGGAGAACCTGGCCACCAGAGACTCCTTCCCGACCCCATTCACCTTTGCCCGGGCGAGGAAGCTTGTTGAGGGGGAAGGCAAAAATGTACAAGAATGCCTGAGAGCAGGATTTCTCGAGTTGAAGATCAGGTGGTTCCCGGACATTAAGTACCGTGACATAAAGGGAACAAGACGGGCTTCTTGGAACTTGATGGATTATGTAGAGATACATAATGACGACAGGGAGCCTTCCATCGAGTCCCAGGCCATGGCCATAGTGGGGGATGTGGCCATGGAGATGGAGCGCCGTGGACTGTGCTACGCCAGGACCCTTGAAAGGTACAGAGAGCATGGAATGCCATGGCTGCCCCAAGTGATGAAGAGGATTCCAGGGAAGACTGAAAAGCACACGCGGAACAAGGTCTTGGTGCTGGTCAGCTCAGTGGGACTTATCATGAATAAGGATTTTGTGTCCTATGAGAAACTGAAGGACCTACTCCTGGAGCTGAAGATGACACAGGCAGAGCTCCAAAAGTACAGGATCCTTTCCACGTCAGTTTGTGAAAAAGTTTTCGGCTTCACTCTCTATAAGCTCCACTACGATATCCTTTATCGAATGGGGAACCCAAAACCCCATACGGAGAAAAAGTTGCCTCCGGATCTTCCCCtggagatggaggaagaggatgcACCTGTACTTGAAGAGGATGAGGAACCTGACCTATTGCAGACGAGAGCTGTGTACATGCCCGCTCACACCAGCAGACACTGGACACAGCAGGAAGAGGGATTTATCAACCTTGATCCAACAATCTCCACTGGCGTGGCATACAAGGAGTATGTCGGACAATGCAAAGCAGCAAGACTACCTGCAAGGTCGTACAAGGGCTTTGGGAGAAAGCGAAGAGACCTTCTCAGGAATGAATAG
- the LOC116315299 gene encoding regulator of telomere elongation helicase 1-like isoform X2: protein MCRGKVSTGSCVYYKKVEEKSTDRDFVSSILDVEDLVQFGNKQSFIYEVFEKANLTFSSKTAVFEALEHIIGYLAQQPGIFLNTSGLQKLSDIIQLVFCGEPSEKEKQHQMETNTAHFKVHIHRNTSIHSKKPSVDMWASGSSKKQGNILSYWCFSPAFSMQDLVNQGIRCIILTSGTLSPLSSFTSEMRIEFPVCLENSHVIERDQIFVGVIAQGPDGVPLSSAFDRRFVPENMASLGNTVANLSRLVPHGLLVFFPSFPSMEKALEFWRANGHANRIEKLKPMFVEPTEKGTFNEVIDGYYTKVNDPRSKGGAFFGVCRGKASEGLDFADMFGRGVIITGLPFPPKKDPRVVLKMQFLDEMNQKKSLGQKYLSGQEWYRQQAFRAVNQAIGRVIRHKEDYGAIFLCDQRFKNADTRAMLPSWVRSYVRLYDSFGSVVRDVSQFFRTAQKMRPVVGKKAPAHNHETDCSRDTQSSSFTSRRYLQTSHTQKAKVLDIHLPSLKRRRLNEKNGANDMASFLNQYEVPYDNRRPLNLLDALEQANNTIEEDKREQKKLGVPEDLSQERKSSRAKKFLADMKKSLSQVCCHRIMRALHTYEKTDDLDHLLTETAFLGKDANTQSLLHGLCQFVRPHHKKRFDENSQEMAKQGCGYKPDHTLSKDGKKTVTLQNDKSK, encoded by the exons ATGTGCAGAGGAAAAGTTTCCACCGGGTCATGTGTCTACTACAAAAAAGTTGAAG aAAAGAGCACTGATAGAGACTTTGTTAGTTCTATCCTTGATGTGGAGGATTTGGTCCAATTTGGCAACAAGCAGAG CTTCATCTATGAGGTGTTCGAAAAAGCTAATCTGACGTTCAGCAGCAAGACAGCAGTCTTTGAAGCTCTGGAGCACATCATTGGATACCTGGCACAAC AGCCAGGAATATTTCTCAATACTAGTGGACTCCAGAAGCTTTCTGATATCATACAG ctGGTATTTTGTGGTGAACCATCAGAAAAGGAGAAACAACACCAGATGGAAACCAACACGGCTCATTTTAAG GTTCATATCCATCGAAACACCAGCATTCACTCAAAAAAACCTAGTGTTGATATGTGGGCTTCAGGTTCATCCAAAAAGCAAG GAAATATTCTGAGTTACTGGTGCTTCTCTCCGGCCTTCAGTATGCAAGATCTGGTGAATCAAGGCATTCGCTGCATCATTCTGACAAGTGGTACCCTATCGCCCCTGTCTTCTTTCACATCTGAGATGAGAAT AGAATTCCCAGTATGTCTGGAGAACAGCCATGTGATTGAGCGCGACCAGATCTTTGTGGGCGTCATTGCACAAGGCCCAGATGGAGTGCCCTTAAGTTCAGCGTTTGATCGAAG GTTTGTTCCTGAAAACATGGCATCTTTAGGCAACACTGTTG CCAACCTGAGTCGTCTGGTTCCTCATGGACTCTTAGTATTTTTCCCTTCCTTTCCTTCAATGGAAAAAGCATTGGAATTCTGGAGG GCTAACGGACATGCAAACCGCATTGAGAAGTTAAAGCCCATGTTTGTTGAACCTACAGAGAAGGGCACCTTTAATGAA GTCATTGATGGTTATTACACCAAAGTCAATGATCCCCGATCCAAAGGAGGAGCCTTCTTTGGTGTGTGTCGAGGGAAG GCGAGCGAGGGTCTGGATTTTGCAGACATGTTTGGTCGGGGTGTCATCATTACTGGCCTTCCTTTCCCTCCAAAAAAAGACCCTCGAGTTGTCCTGAAAATGCAATTTTTGGATGAGATGAATCAAAAGAAATCTTTAGGGCAAAAG tACTTATCAGGGCAAGAGTGGTACAGACAGCAGGCTTTCAGAGCTGTGAATCAGGCCATTGGTAGAGTGATTCGTCACAAGGAAGACTATGGAGCGATCTTCTTGTGTGATCAGAG atttaaaaatgcTGATACCCGGGCCATGCTTCCATCGTGGGTGAGGTCTTATGTGCGCCTCTATGACAGCTTTGGCAGTGTCGTCCGTGATGTCTCTCAGTTCTTCAGGACTGCACAAAAAATG AGGCCTGTGGTCGGGAAGAAGGCTCCAGCACACAACCACGAGACTGATTGTTCACGAGACACTCAGTCCTCCAGTTTCACTTCTCGCCGCTACTTGCAAACTTCTCACACCCAGAAGGCCAAGGTGTTGGACATACACCTTCCCAGCTTGAAGAGGAGGAGACTCA ATGAGAAGAATGGAGCCAATGACATGGCCAGTTTCCTTAATCAGTATGAGGTGCCATACGATAACAGGAGACCACTCAACCTGCTGGATGCTTTGGAGCAAGCCAACAATACCATTGAAGAGGACAAGCGAGAGCAAAAG AAGCTGGGTGTCCCTGAGGATTTGTCTCAAGAACGTAAATCCAGCAGGGCTAAGAAATTCCTGGCGGACATGAAGAAGTCCCTGAGTCAGGTCTGCTGTCACCGCATCATGCGGGCCCTGCACACCTACGAAAAGACTGACGACCTGGATCACCTGCTGACTGAAACCGCATTTTTAGGCAAAGACGCTAATACTCAGAGTCTCCTACATG GCCTCTGCCAGTTTGTTCGCCCACACCACAAAAAGAGGTTTGATGAAAATTCCCAGGAGATGGCAAAACAGGGCTGTGGATACAAACCTGATCACACCCTGTCCAAGGATGGGAAGAAGACAGTAACGCTGCAGAACG ACAAGTCCAAGTAG
- the LOC116315299 gene encoding regulator of telomere elongation helicase 1-like isoform X1 — translation MPSLTLRGVTVNFPFSPYESQKAYMNKVIECLQEKVNAVLESPTGTGKTLCLLCTTLAWRENFKDTMSTCMMAEMLGQEMFPNTPLSSWGTADGDKLTYYTDVPKIIYATRTHSQLAQVINELKNTSYSPKVCVLGSREQLCINQDVMCQKSNHVKVHMCRGKVSTGSCVYYKKVEEKSTDRDFVSSILDVEDLVQFGNKQSFIYEVFEKANLTFSSKTAVFEALEHIIGYLAQQPGIFLNTSGLQKLSDIIQLVFCGEPSEKEKQHQMETNTAHFKVHIHRNTSIHSKKPSVDMWASGSSKKQGNILSYWCFSPAFSMQDLVNQGIRCIILTSGTLSPLSSFTSEMRIEFPVCLENSHVIERDQIFVGVIAQGPDGVPLSSAFDRRFVPENMASLGNTVANLSRLVPHGLLVFFPSFPSMEKALEFWRANGHANRIEKLKPMFVEPTEKGTFNEVIDGYYTKVNDPRSKGGAFFGVCRGKASEGLDFADMFGRGVIITGLPFPPKKDPRVVLKMQFLDEMNQKKSLGQKYLSGQEWYRQQAFRAVNQAIGRVIRHKEDYGAIFLCDQRFKNADTRAMLPSWVRSYVRLYDSFGSVVRDVSQFFRTAQKMRPVVGKKAPAHNHETDCSRDTQSSSFTSRRYLQTSHTQKAKVLDIHLPSLKRRRLNEKNGANDMASFLNQYEVPYDNRRPLNLLDALEQANNTIEEDKREQKKLGVPEDLSQERKSSRAKKFLADMKKSLSQVCCHRIMRALHTYEKTDDLDHLLTETAFLGKDANTQSLLHGLCQFVRPHHKKRFDENSQEMAKQGCGYKPDHTLSKDGKKTVTLQNDKSK, via the exons ATGCCTTCACTGACTCTTAGGGGAGTGACTGTGAATTTCCCTTTTTCTCCGTACGAATCTCAGAAGGCATACATGAACAAAGTAATCGAATGTCTTCAGGAG AAAGTCAATGCGGTTCTGGAGAGCCCCACAGGCACAGGTAAGACTTTGTGCCTGCTGTGCACCACCCTGGCCTGGAGGGAGAACTTCAAGGACACCATGTCTACCTGTATGATGGCAGAGATGCTGGGCCAGGAGATGTTTCCAAACACACCTCTGTCTTCCTGGGGGACAGCTGACGGTGACAAACTAA CCTACTACACTGATGTCCCCAAGATCATATACGCAACGAGGACACATTCTCAGCTTGCACAGGTTATTAATGAGTTAAAGAACACTTCATACAG CCCAAAGGTGTGTGTGCTGGGCTCAAGAGAGCAGTTGTGTATTAACCAGGATGTCATGTGTCAGAAGAGCAACCACGTCAAA GTTCATATGTGCAGAGGAAAAGTTTCCACCGGGTCATGTGTCTACTACAAAAAAGTTGAAG aAAAGAGCACTGATAGAGACTTTGTTAGTTCTATCCTTGATGTGGAGGATTTGGTCCAATTTGGCAACAAGCAGAG CTTCATCTATGAGGTGTTCGAAAAAGCTAATCTGACGTTCAGCAGCAAGACAGCAGTCTTTGAAGCTCTGGAGCACATCATTGGATACCTGGCACAAC AGCCAGGAATATTTCTCAATACTAGTGGACTCCAGAAGCTTTCTGATATCATACAG ctGGTATTTTGTGGTGAACCATCAGAAAAGGAGAAACAACACCAGATGGAAACCAACACGGCTCATTTTAAG GTTCATATCCATCGAAACACCAGCATTCACTCAAAAAAACCTAGTGTTGATATGTGGGCTTCAGGTTCATCCAAAAAGCAAG GAAATATTCTGAGTTACTGGTGCTTCTCTCCGGCCTTCAGTATGCAAGATCTGGTGAATCAAGGCATTCGCTGCATCATTCTGACAAGTGGTACCCTATCGCCCCTGTCTTCTTTCACATCTGAGATGAGAAT AGAATTCCCAGTATGTCTGGAGAACAGCCATGTGATTGAGCGCGACCAGATCTTTGTGGGCGTCATTGCACAAGGCCCAGATGGAGTGCCCTTAAGTTCAGCGTTTGATCGAAG GTTTGTTCCTGAAAACATGGCATCTTTAGGCAACACTGTTG CCAACCTGAGTCGTCTGGTTCCTCATGGACTCTTAGTATTTTTCCCTTCCTTTCCTTCAATGGAAAAAGCATTGGAATTCTGGAGG GCTAACGGACATGCAAACCGCATTGAGAAGTTAAAGCCCATGTTTGTTGAACCTACAGAGAAGGGCACCTTTAATGAA GTCATTGATGGTTATTACACCAAAGTCAATGATCCCCGATCCAAAGGAGGAGCCTTCTTTGGTGTGTGTCGAGGGAAG GCGAGCGAGGGTCTGGATTTTGCAGACATGTTTGGTCGGGGTGTCATCATTACTGGCCTTCCTTTCCCTCCAAAAAAAGACCCTCGAGTTGTCCTGAAAATGCAATTTTTGGATGAGATGAATCAAAAGAAATCTTTAGGGCAAAAG tACTTATCAGGGCAAGAGTGGTACAGACAGCAGGCTTTCAGAGCTGTGAATCAGGCCATTGGTAGAGTGATTCGTCACAAGGAAGACTATGGAGCGATCTTCTTGTGTGATCAGAG atttaaaaatgcTGATACCCGGGCCATGCTTCCATCGTGGGTGAGGTCTTATGTGCGCCTCTATGACAGCTTTGGCAGTGTCGTCCGTGATGTCTCTCAGTTCTTCAGGACTGCACAAAAAATG AGGCCTGTGGTCGGGAAGAAGGCTCCAGCACACAACCACGAGACTGATTGTTCACGAGACACTCAGTCCTCCAGTTTCACTTCTCGCCGCTACTTGCAAACTTCTCACACCCAGAAGGCCAAGGTGTTGGACATACACCTTCCCAGCTTGAAGAGGAGGAGACTCA ATGAGAAGAATGGAGCCAATGACATGGCCAGTTTCCTTAATCAGTATGAGGTGCCATACGATAACAGGAGACCACTCAACCTGCTGGATGCTTTGGAGCAAGCCAACAATACCATTGAAGAGGACAAGCGAGAGCAAAAG AAGCTGGGTGTCCCTGAGGATTTGTCTCAAGAACGTAAATCCAGCAGGGCTAAGAAATTCCTGGCGGACATGAAGAAGTCCCTGAGTCAGGTCTGCTGTCACCGCATCATGCGGGCCCTGCACACCTACGAAAAGACTGACGACCTGGATCACCTGCTGACTGAAACCGCATTTTTAGGCAAAGACGCTAATACTCAGAGTCTCCTACATG GCCTCTGCCAGTTTGTTCGCCCACACCACAAAAAGAGGTTTGATGAAAATTCCCAGGAGATGGCAAAACAGGGCTGTGGATACAAACCTGATCACACCCTGTCCAAGGATGGGAAGAAGACAGTAACGCTGCAGAACG ACAAGTCCAAGTAG
- the LOC116315298 gene encoding calcium-binding mitochondrial carrier protein SCaMC-1 has protein sequence MTPFTEEEKTTGLWWKQLTAGAVAGAVSRTGTAPLDRMKVFMQVHASKTNKISLVSGFKQMLKEGGVTSLWRGNGINVMKITPETAIKFMAYEQYKKLLSSEPGKVRTHERFMAGSLAGATAQTVIYPMEVMKTRMTLRKTGQYLGMFDCAKKVLKNEGVKAFYKGYIPNILGIIPYAGIDLAVYESLKNFWLSQYAKDTASPGVLVLLGCGTISSTCGQLASYPLALIRTRMQAQASVEGSEQLPMNLMVKKIMEKEGFFGLYRGILPNFMKAIPAVSISYVVYEYMRSGLGIQK, from the exons ATGACTCCATTCACAGAGGAGGAGAAGACCACGGGTCTGTGGTGGAAGCAGCTGACTGCAGGAGCAGTGGCGGGTGCTGTGTCCCGTACAGGAACCGCCCCTCTGGACAGAATGAAGGTCTTCATGCAG GTGCACGCTTCTAAAACCAACAAAATCAGCCTGGTCAGCGGCTTTAAGCAAATGCTAAAAGAAGGAGGGGTGACTTCTTTGTGGAGAGGAAATGGTATCAATGTCATGAAGATCACCCCCGAGACAGCCATTAAATTCATGGCTTATGAACAG TATAAGAAGCTGCTGTCCAGTGAACCGGGTAAGGTGAGGACCCACGAGAGGTTCATGGCAGGATCATTGGCTGGAGCCACCGCACAAACTGTCATCTACCCCATGGAG GTGATGAAAACCCGTATGACCCTGAGGAAAACCGGACAGTACTTGGGAATGTTTGACTGTGCCAAGAAAGTCCTGAAGAATGAGGGAGTGAAGGCGTTTTACAAGGGCTACATTCCCAATATTCTGGGCATTATCCCCTATGCTGGGATAGATCTGGCAGTGTATGAG AGCTTGAAGAACTTCTGGTTGTCCCAGTATGCCAAAGACACAGCCAGTCCAGGGGTTCTGGTGCTGCTGGGCTGTGGTACCATTTCCAGCACCTGCGGCCAGCTGGCCAGCTATCCCCTGGCTCTGATCCGAACCCGCATGCAAGCACAAG CTTCTGTTGAGGGCTCAGAGCAGCTGCCGATGAATCTGATGGTGAAGAAGATTATGGAAAAGGAGGGCTTCTTTGGACTTTACCGTGGCATCCTGCCCAATTTCATGAAGGCCATACCAGCCGTCAGCATTAGTTACGTGGTGTATGAGTACATGCGGTCTGGTCTGGGTATTCAGAAGTAG